The segment TCAAAATCTGCTTATGAAACTGCATTATTCGAAAAGAGGTTCTATAAAGATACTTATGAACCTTTTCATTCATTAGAAGAAGCTATCGAATGGTCAAACGAACTTATTGAAAAGTATAATAAAAATGCAGGCCTATAAGCCGGATTCTGTATTCCGAAGTATTTCGAAATCCTCATCATTTATCTGGACATATTGTTGCCAATATGCTCTATCTGCCTACCCTCCTGCATCGGGCGGGAACCCTTGAGCACAGGTTTACGTGGCATTTCACCGCATAGAGTTTACCTGGTTTCACTACAGCATTACCTGTACATTCTTTCTGTTGCACTTGTCCGCCTCCAAAAAATGGAGTGACGGCTGTTAGCCGCTATGCTTCCCTATGGTGTCCGGACTTTCCTTCCTAATAAATTAGAACGATAAGGCGGCCTGCGCTGCAAAAGTAACCCAATGTTAATAAATACAGTAAAAATGAAACACCTTATTTTTTAAAATGATACCAGACATAGTTATATTTGTTAGCAACTATGGAACACTTTATTGTATCTGCCCGAAAATACCGCCCCACACAATTTAAAGATGTGGTTGGGCAACAAGCTATTACCAATACATTAAACAATGCCATAGAGAATGATCATTTAGCACAAGCGCTTCTATTTACAGGACCTCGAGGCGTGGGAAAAACTACGTGTGCTCGTATTTTAGCAAAAAAAATAAATCAAGACGGCACACAACAAGAAGACGAAGATTTTGCTTTTAATATATTTGAATTAGATGCGGCTTCCAATAACTCGGTAGATGATATTCGTAACTTGATAGATCAAGTACGAATACCACCGCAAGTTGGTAGTTACAAAGTCTATATTATTGACGAGGTACATATGCTTTCTTCAGCAGCTTTTAATGCTTTTTTAAAAACGCTTGAAGAGCCACCAAAACACGCTATTTTTATATTAGCAACTACTGAAAAACATAAAATAATCCCTACCATCCTCTCTCGTTGTCAAATTTTTGACTTCAGAAGAATAACCGTAAGTGATATCAAAGGGCATTTAGCCGATGTAGCCAAACAAGAAGGAATCGATGCTGAAGACGATGCTTTGCATGTAATCGCTCAAAAAGCAGATGGCGCATTACGAGATGCACTATCTATTTTTGATAGAGTAGTTAGCTTTTCAGGGAAAGAATTAACACGTCAAGCCGTTACCGAAAATTTAAACGTTCTTGATTACACCTACTACTTTCAAATTACAGATTTATTGCTGGATAACAATATACCAGAGGTTTTACTCGCTTATAACAACATACTAGCAAAAGGCTTTGATGGCCACCATTTTATTATGGGGCTTGCCTCCCACTTCCGTGATTTATTGGTTTGTAAAAGTCAAGAAACTATCGAACTTCTTGAAGTTGGTGAGCAAGTAAAAGCTATGTATTTTGAGCAATCACAAAAAACAACGCATACTTTTTTAATTGAAGCCATTGAGATAGCGAATGGTTGTGATTTACAATACAAAACGAGTCGTAACCAACGTCTTTTAATTGAGTTATGTTTAATGCAACTAGCGTCTCTTACCGCTAGCGGTGAAAAAAAAAAGCATAGCAGCAACGGAAACGCCTCAAAAAAGCGATACGTAATCCCGCCTTCTCACTTTAAAGCTACTGAAAAAGAGAAAACTACACCTTCTTCTTCGGAAACAGTACCTCCAAAACCTAAAGTTGAATCAACAATAGAAAAGGCGTCCTCAGAAGAGCCAGTATATTCTTCAAATGAAGATGTGAAACCGGAAAAAGAAGAAGCAGAACCAACTTCAACAATAGCTGAACCTAAACCAGAACCGGAAGTTGAAAAAGAGCAAAATTCTGAAGTTGAAACTAAGAATGATGATTCAGGAAGTAAGATTGCAGATAAACGCTCTCAAATTATAACTGAGTACGGTAACAAGAAAGTTTCTGCCTTATCGCTGAAGAGCATCCGTAAAAAGCAAGAACTTAAAAAAGAGCAATTAGCTAATCAGCCTGACGAAGAAAACCTACCAACAGACCCTTTCTCGGAAGACGAAATGCGCACTGCTTGGACGCAATATGCAAAAAAAGTAGAAACCGATGGTAAGTATAATTTGCTTTCACATCTTACAATGGGCATCCCAAAATTAGATGGTAATATTATTCACTTAGAATTTCCAAATGACACGATAAAGGTTGAAGTAGAACGCGCTAAATATGACTTATTAGGGTTTTTAAGAGAGAAACTTCAAAACTATAATATTGATCTTGACATTCTAGTGAATGAAACGGTACAAAAGAAATATGCCTATACCACCCGGGAAAAATTTGATAAACTCACTCAAAAGAATCCTGCACTTGAGAAATTGCGACGTGAGTTTGATTTGGATATTTAACTATGTTAGCAAACATTTAAAAATGAATAAGAGTAAAATAATTTCATCATCATACTTTTATATTGGCATACTGATAATAATTCTTGTCGGACTTGAACTCTTTGCTGCGGATTTAGCTTATGAAAATTATGGATGGGCAGAATCTGCAATACTATTTATTATGATTCTTTTGAATGCTATTCCTATCATTTTATTATATTTTAAAAAAAGGTTGATTTCATTGATCATTTTACTCGGGCTTGGTATTATTATTATTCCAAATCAATTAATTGTAGCTAAAAAGTTAATTTTACTAAAAGAAGAAGCAGCGAACATTGTCAACTTTGCATATCTTAAAAAGTTAAAAACAGGTAATTTTCCTGATACTATATCTGATTACAAGTTTGTCAACCCCAAATTGAAAGAACATTTTGATTATAGTAGATTCATTGATAATTCTAACGAAGATAATTTTCAAGTGACATATTATGTCGGAACAACTCATACATCTCATTTTTATACGCACAATAACGGTCCAAATTGGTATTATTACGATGATTAAAAAGTTTGGCCTACAACACTCATTTATAAAATATATTTAAAATAAGCTTTAAGAAAGATTTGTAATTTCTTATAAAGCCCTCCAAACTCTTAAATTTGGCTTTTAAGAATGATAAAGCAAAGAAGTTCGTTCTATACTTAATTTGTATTTTTACATTCCAGAATTAATACTTTAAAACTATGCTAGGCTTACAACTTCCAACCGATCCCAGATGGGTAAATATTGTAGAAAAAAATGTAGAAGAGATTTTGACTGATCACGCTTTTTGTGAACAGAAAGCGGCTTCTACAGCAATCTCTTTTATCGTTACCTACCCTGAATATACGGAGTTAGTACAAGAGATGACCGCTTTGGTTAAGGAGGAGATCAGTCATTTTAAAATGGTACACGACCGGATTATAGAACGTGGTTGGACCTTAGGTCGTGACCGAAAAGATCTCTACGTAAATAAATTGATGCAGTTTTTCCCAAAAGGAGGAAGCCGAATCACTAATCTAGTACATCGATTACTTTATGCGGCGTTGATTGAAGCCAGAAGTTGTGAAAGATTCCGTTTACTAAGTGAAGAATTGGAAGACAAAGAATTAGCATTATTTTATAAAAATTTAATGGTAAGCGAAGCCAACCATTATACTATGTTTTTAGGTTTTGCTCGTAAATACGGAGATCGTAAAGAAGTTGACAAAAAATGGAACGCATTATTGGCGCACGAAGCAGAAATAATGAAAGATTTAAGTAAAAGCGAAACCATGCACGGATAACATTTTATCTGCTTTTAATAACTTAATTTATCGAAAAAGAATCTCATATAGTTCCTTTACTGGAAACCCCTACTCGACTATCAGATTATGTAGGTGGCGTTTTTAAAACCATTCCTTCACGAAAGGGAATGAAAAAGGCTATTGATAAAGGCTTGGTTTCAGTCAATGGAACTGTCGCCACAACAGGAAAGTTTTTAAGCGGTGGGGAAAAAATCATTCTTTCTTCTGAAAAATATAAAAGCGATAATCCAATTTTAAAACTACCATTAAAAGTTTGTTTTGAAAACAATCATCTGGCCATTATTTACAAACCTCCTGGGATTTTAGTTAGTGGCAATAAAAAGAAAACTATTGCCAATGCATTGGTGTATAACTTAACTAAAAGTAGCGCTACAGATGCACTTACAACACCGAAACCTGTGCATCGACTTGATTTTCCAACAAGTGGTTTATTATTAATTGCTAAAACGCATACTTCTGTAATCACGCTGAATAATCTTTTTAAAGAACGGAACATAAAAAAAACATATCACGCTGTTACGTATGGTGAAATGCCTCTAAAGGGAGTTATTACAACTAATGTAGATGAAAAAAATGCTTTTACGGAATATAAAGTGTTGCAATCTGAGCCTTCAGAGCGATTCAATTGTTTAAATCTAGTTGAATTGTTTCCAAAAACTGGACGGAAACATCAATTGCGAGTTCACCTGTCAAGTATAGGGACACCTATTTTAGGTGATAAAAACTATCATAAAGAGGGATTGTTGTTAAAAGGAAAAGGATTGTTTCTGCATGCTTCATCGCTAGAATTCACAGACCCAATTACAAACGAAATTATTGCAATAACGAAAGATCTTCCGAAGAAATTCAGAAAAATATTTCCTAAAAATTAGTTGTTTACTTCTAGTTCAGCAGCCAATTTTTCGTTGTGAAGACTTTTTATAATCCCATCGGAGAGTCCAATTTTAGGGACATAGACATTTTTAGCACCGCTCCATTTCATAGCAGATAAATAAATTCGAGTTGCAGGCACAACCACATCGGCTCTATCTGGATTCATATTTAATTCGGTAATACGCTCATCGTAGCTAAGCGATTTGATCATATCGTAATACGAACCTAAGTAAAAATAACTAAGGGGTTTGCCTATCTTTTTCCCACTATTTTTATAAATGTGGTTAATATTTCCACCGGAACCAATTAAAGATACTTTTTTATAGGGTTTGGTGACAGCTTTTATCCATTCTTCTACATCTTGCCAAATGTTTTCCCTTATCATGTTATTGATAATTCGTACCGTCCCTAGCTTGAAGGACTTAGAGTCAATTGTGTGTCCGTCACTAAATAGCGTAAATTCAGTGCTTCCGCCACCTACATCCACATATAAAAATGTTTTTTCAGTTTGTATTAATTCCTTTAAATCAGTTGTAGCAATGATTGCAGCTTCATCATTACCATCGATTATATTTATGTTAATACCTGTTTCTTTTTTTAGTCTTTTAGCGACTTCGCTACCATTTTTAGCCTCACGCATTGCCGAAGTAGCACACGCTCTAAAGCGAGTAACCTCGTGGTTTTTCATTAGTAAATCAAATGCTTTCATGGCATCAAGCATTCGTAATTGATTTTTTTCTGAAATTTCACCTTCCAAGAAAACATCGGCGCCTAAACGAATAGGAACGCGAACCAAAGAACGTTTTTTGAAAATAGGGTCTTTTCCCTTTTGTTCAATAACCAAGGCGATTAATAATCTAATTGCATTAGAACCGATGTCTATTGCAGCATATTTTTTTATTGTAAGCAAATTAAGTGTTTAATTTTTGTTGGTAATATTCGTATAATTTAAATTGTGAGCGAAAAGGTTCTTCATCATTTTTGCGGTACTTATTTAAGGCCTTTCCTGATATAATTCGAGCTTTCACATTATCTTTCCAGGAAATTTCAAACGTATCGATCAATTCTTGTTTAATGTCTTTATCATAAATTGGACACGAAATTTCAACTCGGTTGTCTAAGTTACGTCCCATAAAATCTGCAGATGAAATATAAATTTTGGTTTCACCTCCATTTTCAAAAATAAATAAACGAGGATGTTCTAAAAACTTATCTACAATACTAATTACTTCAATATTTTCGCTCATTCCTTTTACACCAGGCATTAAGCAACAAATTCCTCTAATTATTAGTTTTATTTTTACTCCTGCCCTGCTCGCTTGATATAATTTGTCAATCATTTTAAAATCTGACAAACTATTCATTTTTAAACGAATACCACTTGGTTTTCCGTTCTTTTTATTTTGTATTTCTGTATCGATTAAATGATACATTGCATTCCGGGTGTAATGCGGCGAAACAATAAGGTGGTTGTATTTTTTAATTTTATAGTTTACTTCAAAAAAATCGAATACTTTATTGATTTCTTTACCAATCTTCTGGTTGGAAGTAAATAAAGTGTAATCTGTATAAATTCGTGCTGTAGACTCATTAAAATTACCCGTACTTATAAAAGCATAGCGCTTGATCTTTTCATTTTCCAATCTTTCGATTACACAAGCTTTGCAATGCACTTTTAAACCAGAAACACCAAAAATAAGCCGTACACCCTCACTTTGCATCTGCTCTGCATATTCAATATTTGCTTCTTCATCAAAGCGCGCTTGAAGCTCAATCTGTACTGTTACTTTTTTGCCATTTTTTACAGCATTTATCAAAGAACTAGCAATATGTGAAATCTGTGCAAGGCGATAGATAGTAATGCGAATTGATTTCACTTTAGGGTCTAATGCTGCTTCACGTAAAAATTTTACCACATATGAGAAGCTTTGGTAAGGAGCATACAACAAATAGTCTTTATCAGCGATTTTGTCGAACAAGCTTCCTTGCATACTTAACCCTTTTATGGGTAACGGTTCTATTTTTTTGTATAATAAATCGTTTCTACCCAAACTAGGAAACTTCATGTAATCTCGGCGATTGTGGTACCTTCCCCCTGGAATAATACTATCGGTAGTATCAATGCCCATTTTTTGCAATAAAAACTGAAGCGTTTCAGCATCAATACTTTTATCATACACAAACCGAACTGGATCGCCACTACTTCGGTTTTTTACACTTTTTGAAATCTTTTCAATAAAACTTCGGCTTAAATCACTGTCGATATCCAATTCAGCATCGCGAGTTATTTTAATCATGTGTGCCGAAATGCTTTCGTATTTAAAAATACTGAAGATGTTATTTAAACAATACCGTATTAAATCGTCAAGAATTATAATGTACTGTTTGTCTCCTTTTGAAGGCAAAACAATAAACCTGTCTATTACCTTAGGAATTTCTATTAATGCAAAATTACTTCGCGACTGGAACGTTTCATCATCCTTTTTCATCACCATTCGTACAGCCAAATAAGCAGCACTATCTTTTAAAGAAGGGAATTCTTCTAATTCGCCAATCATAATAGTTACTAAGGCCGGACTTACTTTTCGAATAAAATAATCTAGAATAAACTCACTTTGGGCTTTAGTTACTTCGGTTTCATTTATAATATATATGTTTTCTTTATGAAGCTCTTTTCTTATTTTTTGAAGTATACGTAAGCTTTGAGATTGTTGCTCGATTACAATTTGTGTAATTTCTTCTAATAAATCTGATGCTGAAATTCCACCTAAAAAACTTCTTCCACCTTTACCGGCTTCAACAATACGACGAACGGTAGCGTAACGAACCTTGAAAAATTCATCTAAATTATTTGAAAAAATTCCTAAAAAACGAAGTCGTTCAATTAAAGGCACCGAATGGTCTTCTGCTTCTTGTAAAACACGAGCATTGAACTGTAACCAGCTTAGTTCGCGGTTTCGGTATTCGTTTTTGGTAGTATTTAAATTCTCTATTTTCTCGGTCATTATTTTAAATGTCTAGGAAAAACCATTTTTTTGGTAGTGCCTGTAGAAACGTCCTTCCAGTTATCTTCATCAAACTCAATCATCACAAAACCACTGGTGGGTAAATTTTCAATTTTCTCACTACCCATCATATTTACAGTTGAAGTAAATGCATGGTTATGACCAACAATCATTACCTTATCTAACGCATTGTCTAGGCTTTTAATTACTTGCATCACTTGTTGACCGCTAAAATCATATAAATCGTGTGTCAATTCGTAATTATCATCACTAATATCTAAAGCGTTTTTAAAATATTCCGCCGTAGTTCGTGCCCGATTAGCATCGCTTGTCACTATTTTTTGAGGCGACTCTATTTCGCCTTTAATTTTTTCTGAAACTAATGTTGCATCATTATGACCGCGTTTTTTTAAAGGACGCATATGATCGTCTACTTCATATTTCCAAGAAGATTTTGCGTGTCTTACCAAATAGAGTGTTTTCATTATTTTGAAATTTTAAATGGTTTTAAATTACGGTTGTAAACGTTTTATTTTCCAATTTACTCCTTCTAAAGTATATTGAATACGGTCGTGAAGCCTATTGGGCCTTCCTTGCCAAAATTCAATTTCTATGGGTTTTACTAAGTAACCGCCCCAATCTTTTGGTTTTGGTACTTCTTTACCTTTATACTTTTTTTCAAACTCGTCTAGTTTCTTTTCTAAGGCCTCCCTACTTTCTATTTCGCTACTTTGATTAGAAACCAAAGCTCCTAACTGACTTCCATGTGGTCTGGAATGAAAATAGTTTGTTGAGTCTTCTTCTGAAGTTTTCTCGGCAATGCCTTTAATAATCACTTGACGCTCCATATTAGGCCAAAAAAATGAAAGGCAAACTTTTTTATGATGAGTAATTGATTTTCCTTTCTCACTATTGTAGTTTGTATAGAAATAGAAACCGTTTTCATTATACTTTTTAAGTAATACTACGCGACCTCTTGGAAAGTCATCTTCGCCAAATGTAGAAAGTGTCATCGCATTCACTTCATCAACTCCACCAGATTCTTTTACTTCAAAAAACCACTTTTGAAACTGTTGTATAGGGTTTTCATCAACGTTCTGCTTAATTAGTTCAGCTTTTTCATAAGATTTTCTGTAGGCATGTAGGTTTGTTCCCATAAGTACTTCTTTACTGCAAGTTACGGGTTTTAACAGTGTATTTAAAATAGAAAGTTTTAAATGTGTATTAAATTTAATCCTAAAATACTTAAATGTCAAATTGTTTGCCATCTTCGGCCAACTCAACAGTAAAGAAAATCTCTTCTGCTTCTTTTTTAAATAAGGAAAGGTTGCCATACCGGCCAGAATAATGACCTAAAATTAACGTCTCAACATCAGCCTTTTTTGCAATAACAGCAGCTTCTTTAGCTGTGCTGTGTTTCGTTTTCTCGCATAAATGATGATGAGACTCTAAGAATGTTGATTCGTGATACAATGCTGTTGCATTTTTTATCTGTGGAACTATTTCAGGGTAAAATGCTGTGTCACTACAATAGGCATACGATTTTGAAGGTTCTGGTTCTAAAGTGACTGTTTTATTTTCGATCAACTCCCCTTTTTCGTTTTCTATGTCAAACCCCTGTTTCAGTTTCTGAAAATAGGTATGATGAATACTCGCTTTTTGAGCGGCATTAAAATCTAATTTTCTTTCTTTAATCTTTTCCTGAAAGAGAAAACCATTGGTGTAAACCCTGTGGTTTAAAGGAATTGTAGTAACTGTTACTTTTTCATCTTCAAAAAGTAAGGTAGGTTCTTTACTATCCAATTCGTGAAAGAATAAGGAATAATTGGTCCAAGATTTTCCTAATTTTAATTGAAGAAGAATGGCTTCTTTAATTCCTTTTGGGCCATATACATGTAAATCTGCTTCTCGTCCCAATAGCAAAAAAGTAGAAATTAATCCTATTAAGCCATAAAAATGATCACCGTGTAAATGCGAAATGAAAATATGCTTAATACGTGAAAACTTCACCTTATATCGACGTAGTTGTACTTGAGTGCCTTCTCCACAATCTATTAAAAATAAATGTCCTTGAACTTCTAACACCTGCGCAGTAGGATGTGCATTTATATGTGGTGTTGCAGAATGACAGCCAAGGATAGTTAATTTCATAAAATGGAATTTAGTAAATTGTTTTCAGAAAAAGGGGGTTAAAATCCCAAATCACGTTCTATTTCTTCCATATCAATAATATCTGAAGCTTCTTGAACAGTAGGTACTACAATCATTTCCATAGGAATTACATCTGGACTAATAGCATTGTTTACTAATACAAACGAATGTTTTGTTTTACGATGTAAATTTGAAACTTTCAAAAATTGAAGTAGTTCTTCCAATTCAAGAGTGTCATATTTTAGTAAATCGATAACTACATTCTGACCTTTAAACTTCTTCGGAATTTGATATTCCAAAAAAGAAGCAAAGTCTAAAATATCATCTTGTTCATCTGCTAAGATCACATAATTATCGTGATTGGTAATTTTCATCTGTATAAAATATTTGATAAGAAGTAAGAAGCCCATCTGCCGTTTGGGCAGAGAGTGTCCTGAAATGCACCTTTAGTTTCTTTACAATTTCTAATAGGGCATTTCATATTATTGAATTTTTGAAGCTAATAAATATAGTACAGCCATACGTACAGCAACTCCATTTTGTACTTGATTTAATATAATTGCCTGTTTGCTATCGGCTACATCACTAGTGATTTCCACACCTCGGTTTATGGGTCCTGGGTGCATTACTACAATCTCTTTATTAAGCGAATCTAAAAGTTTTTTGTTAACCCCAAACTGCTGTGTATATTCTCTAGTAGTTGGAAAATAACTAATATCCATCCGTTCATTTTGAACTCGAAGCATATTGGCCACATCGCACCACTCCAACGCTTTGCGAAGGTTGGTATCTACTTCTACTCCTAATTGCTCTATAAATTTAGGAATAAGCGTTTTAGGGCCACATACTTTAACGGTTGCTCCAAGCTTTTGAAGTGCAAAAATATTACTCAAAGCTACTCTAGAATGTAAAATATCACCTACAATAACCACTTTTTTACCAGCAACATCACCTAATTTTTCACGTATTGAATAACAATCTAACAATGCTTGTGTAGGATGTTCGTGAGCGCCATCACCTGCATTTACAATACTGGCTTTTATATTTTTTGAAAGAAAAATACCTGCACCAGGATTTGGATGCCGCATCACCACCATATCTACTTTCATTGATAAGATGTTGTTTACAGTATCAATTAACGTTTCTCCTTTTTTTACAGAAGAGGAAGCAGCAGAAAAGTTAATTACATCTGCTGACAGTCGTTTCTCTGCTAATTCAAAAGAAAGGCGTGTTCTGGTGCTGTTTTCAAAAAAGAGGTTTGCTATTGTAATATCACGCAGTGAAGGAACTTTTTTAATGGGTCGGTTAATCACTTCTTTAAAATGATCTGCCGTTTCAAAGATAAGGTTAATGTCATCTTCGGTTATGTATTTTATTCCCAGTAAGTGGTTTACACTTAGTTCGCTCATAATTTTTCTGAAACTTTAATTACTTACTAAATAAACTACATCTTCGCCTTCATTTTCTTTCCAACACACCTTAACTTTTTCATTATTAATAGCATCTACTTGCCTACCTCTATAATCGGGCTGAATGGGTAAATGTCTGCTAAAACGTCTATCGATAAGGGTTAAGAGCTCTATTTCTAATGGGCGACCAAAGGATTGCATGGCCGTTAATGCCGAACGAATGCTTCTACCGGTGTATAAAACGTCATCGATAAAGACAACCTTTTTATTTTCAACCACAAAATTAATATTGGTTTTATTAGCTTCTAGTGGTTTTCCGCTTCGTCTAAAATCATCTCGATAAAAAGTGATATCTAAATATCCTAGTTGAATATTTTTGATTTTATATTCGTCTTCCAATAATGTTTTCAACCGTTCTGCCAAAAATACACCACGCGGTTGTATTCCTATTAAAACAGTATCAGAAAAAGTATCGTGATTTTCAATTAATTGGCAAGCCAAGCGATGAAGCGCAATGTTGATTTCGGTTGCGTTTAGTAACACTTTTTGGCTCATAGAGTAGTCTAGCTAAGATTCAAAGTACAAAAGTACTATTTTTTTGATGAATTAATAGGGTTCCCTATCATTCAGTTTTAATGGTTTTCCTTTTTTACAATTTTCAGAGGGATATATCTTTAGTTCAAACTAAAAACTATTTTGTACTTTTAACAGAACCAACCAAAAACTAAAATTTATGACAACTACCACCAAACCCAATACAGCTTTTTGGATCATTGCCGTTTTAGCACTTTTATGGAACGTGATGGGCGTTATTCAATTTGTTATTTCCACCTTTATGTTAGAAATGGTAACAGAAGGAGCTTCTTCAGAAGAAATGGAATTATACACAAGTATGCCTGCATGGTATACTGCAGCTTTTGGCATAGCAACTATTGCAGGTTTATTAGCTTGTATAATGATGCTTATGCGTAAGAAAATCACTATTAGCTTATTTGGACTTTCTTTAATAACTGTCTTAATAGCGCAAATTTATTGGATCTTCGCTACAAATGTTATGGATATTATAGGGCCAACAGCGATTATCATGCCTTTAATAGTCATTACCATTTCTATTTTTCTATATTTTTATAATAAAGGAGCGAAACAACGCGGTTGGCTCAATTAGTTTAAAGCCACTTTTTTCTTTTAAAATACCATAATAAGCCAAAAAAGACAAGGATCATAGCGCCCCATAGGTAGTAATATCCGTAGCGTAAATGAAGTTCGGGCATATGCTCGAAGTTCATTCCGTAGATACCAGCCATAAATGTCAATGGAATAAAAATAGATGCCATAATCGTCAGTACTTTCATGACTTCGTTCATCTTATTACTGATGGTTGTCATGTACATATCCATTAAGCCCCAAATCATTTCACGATAAATATCGACACTTTCTGAAACTTGAATAATATGATCGTATAAATCACGAATATAGTTTTGAGTCCGTGCTTCAATTAATGCGGTATCGGTTTTTTCAAGTCTATTTATTACTTCTCGCAAGGGTATTACTGCCCTTCTAATTCGTAATATTTCTTTCTTTAAAACTTGAATATCTTGAGTAATATCGTCTTCAACTTTATCTTCAAATAATTGATCTTCTATTAATTCAATTTTTGCGCTTAATGTTTCAATTACACTAAAGTAATTATCAACTACCGCATCTAATAAAGCGAACATTAGATAATCTGCACCTTTATTTCGAACACGACCCTTCGAATTTTCAATTCGGTCTCGTAATCCATCAAACACATCGCCATCTGCTTCCTGAAAGGTGGTGACATAATTATGGCCAACCACTAAACTTACATGTTCGTTTACAAAATCGCCATCGTCCGTATAATGCAACATTTTAAAAACAATAAATAAGTAATCTTCGTATTCATCCATCTTTGGACGTTGATTGGTGGTCACAATATCCTCTTGAATCAGCGGATGCAAACTGTAATAATCACCAAGGCGCTCTATTTCTTTAGTGTTATTAAGACCGTTGACATTAATCCAAGTAACATGCTCTGACGTCTCAAATTCAAATGCATCTTCAATATTTTCAGTGTCTATTCGTTTGTAATGATCTTTTGAATAGTCAATGATTTCCAACTTAGTAACCGTAGATTCTTTTTTACCCGTATACGTTACTTGCCCAGGGACTTCATTCCTGTTTTTATGAGGTTTTACTTTCGGAAGTTTTATACGGCGTTTTTTTCTTGCAGTCATTTTTATAAATTGTTTTTTTAAAGATAGAAAAACTAAATCTTTTAATTATTTTAGACTTGTAACTAATATTAAATAAGCTTAGAAAATTGTTAAACACCACGTATCCATTTGATCCTTTCATGAAGCATCATTTGCTCGTTGCTTTAGGTCTTGTAATATGGATTTTTACGTTTTTATATTTAACCGAACCCCTTGATGTTAATGAGCTTACTAATATAGAGCAACTTATTTATTTACCTATTTACGGCCTAGTGGGTGGGATTGCGTACTTTTTTATGATGCCTTTTCAAAATTGGCTATGTAAAAATACAACTTGGACTATTGGCAAA is part of the Marixanthomonas ophiurae genome and harbors:
- a CDS encoding DNA polymerase III subunit gamma/tau; translation: MEHFIVSARKYRPTQFKDVVGQQAITNTLNNAIENDHLAQALLFTGPRGVGKTTCARILAKKINQDGTQQEDEDFAFNIFELDAASNNSVDDIRNLIDQVRIPPQVGSYKVYIIDEVHMLSSAAFNAFLKTLEEPPKHAIFILATTEKHKIIPTILSRCQIFDFRRITVSDIKGHLADVAKQEGIDAEDDALHVIAQKADGALRDALSIFDRVVSFSGKELTRQAVTENLNVLDYTYYFQITDLLLDNNIPEVLLAYNNILAKGFDGHHFIMGLASHFRDLLVCKSQETIELLEVGEQVKAMYFEQSQKTTHTFLIEAIEIANGCDLQYKTSRNQRLLIELCLMQLASLTASGEKKKHSSNGNASKKRYVIPPSHFKATEKEKTTPSSSETVPPKPKVESTIEKASSEEPVYSSNEDVKPEKEEAEPTSTIAEPKPEPEVEKEQNSEVETKNDDSGSKIADKRSQIITEYGNKKVSALSLKSIRKKQELKKEQLANQPDEENLPTDPFSEDEMRTAWTQYAKKVETDGKYNLLSHLTMGIPKLDGNIIHLEFPNDTIKVEVERAKYDLLGFLREKLQNYNIDLDILVNETVQKKYAYTTREKFDKLTQKNPALEKLRREFDLDI
- the miaE gene encoding tRNA-(ms[2]io[6]A)-hydroxylase, whose translation is MLGLQLPTDPRWVNIVEKNVEEILTDHAFCEQKAASTAISFIVTYPEYTELVQEMTALVKEEISHFKMVHDRIIERGWTLGRDRKDLYVNKLMQFFPKGGSRITNLVHRLLYAALIEARSCERFRLLSEELEDKELALFYKNLMVSEANHYTMFLGFARKYGDRKEVDKKWNALLAHEAEIMKDLSKSETMHG
- a CDS encoding RluA family pseudouridine synthase, whose translation is MKKAIDKGLVSVNGTVATTGKFLSGGEKIILSSEKYKSDNPILKLPLKVCFENNHLAIIYKPPGILVSGNKKKTIANALVYNLTKSSATDALTTPKPVHRLDFPTSGLLLIAKTHTSVITLNNLFKERNIKKTYHAVTYGEMPLKGVITTNVDEKNAFTEYKVLQSEPSERFNCLNLVELFPKTGRKHQLRVHLSSIGTPILGDKNYHKEGLLLKGKGLFLHASSLEFTDPITNEIIAITKDLPKKFRKIFPKN
- a CDS encoding Ppx/GppA phosphatase family protein; translated protein: MLTIKKYAAIDIGSNAIRLLIALVIEQKGKDPIFKKRSLVRVPIRLGADVFLEGEISEKNQLRMLDAMKAFDLLMKNHEVTRFRACATSAMREAKNGSEVAKRLKKETGININIIDGNDEAAIIATTDLKELIQTEKTFLYVDVGGGSTEFTLFSDGHTIDSKSFKLGTVRIINNMIRENIWQDVEEWIKAVTKPYKKVSLIGSGGNINHIYKNSGKKIGKPLSYFYLGSYYDMIKSLSYDERITELNMNPDRADVVVPATRIYLSAMKWSGAKNVYVPKIGLSDGIIKSLHNEKLAAELEVNN
- the ppk1 gene encoding polyphosphate kinase 1, which codes for MTEKIENLNTTKNEYRNRELSWLQFNARVLQEAEDHSVPLIERLRFLGIFSNNLDEFFKVRYATVRRIVEAGKGGRSFLGGISASDLLEEITQIVIEQQSQSLRILQKIRKELHKENIYIINETEVTKAQSEFILDYFIRKVSPALVTIMIGELEEFPSLKDSAAYLAVRMVMKKDDETFQSRSNFALIEIPKVIDRFIVLPSKGDKQYIIILDDLIRYCLNNIFSIFKYESISAHMIKITRDAELDIDSDLSRSFIEKISKSVKNRSSGDPVRFVYDKSIDAETLQFLLQKMGIDTTDSIIPGGRYHNRRDYMKFPSLGRNDLLYKKIEPLPIKGLSMQGSLFDKIADKDYLLYAPYQSFSYVVKFLREAALDPKVKSIRITIYRLAQISHIASSLINAVKNGKKVTVQIELQARFDEEANIEYAEQMQSEGVRLIFGVSGLKVHCKACVIERLENEKIKRYAFISTGNFNESTARIYTDYTLFTSNQKIGKEINKVFDFFEVNYKIKKYNHLIVSPHYTRNAMYHLIDTEIQNKKNGKPSGIRLKMNSLSDFKMIDKLYQASRAGVKIKLIIRGICCLMPGVKGMSENIEVISIVDKFLEHPRLFIFENGGETKIYISSADFMGRNLDNRVEISCPIYDKDIKQELIDTFEISWKDNVKARIISGKALNKYRKNDEEPFRSQFKLYEYYQQKLNT